The genomic interval TGGCAGGGTAAGACCATTTTGATCGCTGAAGATGAAGAAAGCAACTTCAAATATCTTCAACTGGCTTTACGGGATACCCAGGTGAACATTATCCGGGCCAAAAATGGAAAGGAAGCGGTTGATCTTTGCAGGAAGCATACCGACATCGATTTGGTGTTAATGGATATTAAAATGCCTGGTATGGATGGCTTTCAGGCTACAAAAGAGATAAGGCAATTTGCAGAGGATCTTCCGATTATTGCATTAACTGCTTATGCAATGGCAGATGACAAAGATACCAGCCTTGAAGCGGGATGTAATGATTATATTTCCAAACCTGTTAAACGCAATCGCATTTTTAGCATACTGGACAAATACCTCTAAAAATAAAACGAGGGTCTCTTTTTGACACCCTCGTTTTATTTTTTTATGGATACAAACATGGAATTAGAACGGGAAGTCTTCTTCCTGTTCTTCTACTTTCACTTTTTCCTGCTCCGGTTTTTCAGCCCTCTGGTGTACGGGATTGCCTTCCACATAT from Bacteroidales bacterium carries:
- a CDS encoding response regulator, which gives rise to MQTIHPKKNWQGKTILIAEDEESNFKYLQLALRDTQVNIIRAKNGKEAVDLCRKHTDIDLVLMDIKMPGMDGFQATKEIRQFAEDLPIIALTAYAMADDKDTSLEAGCNDYISKPVKRNRIFSILDKYL